The sequence below is a genomic window from Serratia nevei.
CGACCAGCAGCAAGTGGTTATCGAAAACATCAACGCGTTGGTTGCCGAAGCCGGCAAGCCGAAGTGGGATTGGCAGGCGCCTGCGGTCAACGAAGCGCTGCACGCGCGCGTGGCTGAACTGGCCGAAGCTCGCCTGGGCGACGCTTACCACATCACCGAAAAACAAGAGCGCTACGCTCAGGTTGACGCGATCAAAGACAGCGTCGTTGAAACCCTGCTGGCGCAGGACGAGACTCTGGATGCCTCTGAAATTCAAGACATCCTGGGCAACGTCGAGAAAAACGTGGTGCGCAGCCGCGTACTGCGTGGCGAGCCGCGTATCGACGGCCGTGAAAAAGACATGATCCGTGGCCTGGACGTGCGTACCGGCGTACTGCCGCGCACCCACGGTTCCGCGCTGTTCACCCGTGGTGAAACTCAGGCGCTGGTTACCGCGACCCTGGGCACCGCGCGCGACGCACAGAACCTGGACGAGCTGATGGGCGAAAAGACCGACAGCTTCCTGTTCCACTACAACTTCCCTCCGTACTCCGTGGGCGAAACCGGCATGGTCGGTTCACCTAAGCGTCGTGAAATCGGTCACGGTCGCCTGGCGAAACGCGGCGTATTGGCTATGATGCCTAAACCGGAAGATTTCCCGTACACCGTTCGCGTGGTGTCTGAAATCACCGAATCCAACGGTTCTTCTTCCATGGCTTCCGTGTGCGGTGCGTCTCTGGCGCTGATGGACGCTGGCGTGCCAATCAAGGCTGCCGTTGCGGGTATCGCGATGGGCCTGGTGAAAGAAGCCGATAACTTTGTGGTTCTGTCCGACATTCTGGGTGACGAAGATCACCTCGGCGACATGGACTTCAAAGTGGCCGGTAGCCGCGACGGTATCACCGCGCTGCAGATGGACATCAAAATCGAAGGCATCACCCGCGAAATCATGCAGGTGGCTCTGAACCAGGCCAAGGGCGCGCGTCTGCACATCCTGGGCGTGATGGAACAGGCTATCAGCACCCCGCGCGGCGATATCTCCGAATTCGCACCGCGTATTCATACTATCCGCATCAACCCGGATAAAATCAAAGACGTGATCGGTAAGGGCGGTTCCGTTATCCGCGCACTGACCGAAGAGACTGGCACTACCATCGAAATCGAAGATGATGGTACAGTTAAAATCGCTGCGACCGACGGTGAGAAGGCGAAATTCGCTATCCGTCGTATCGAAGAGATCACGGCAGAGATCGAAGTGGGCCGTATCTATCAGGGTAAAGTGACCCGTATCGTTGATTTCGGCGCGTTCGTCGCCATCGGCGGTGGTAAAGAAGGTCTGGTACACATTTCTCAGATCGCCGACAAGCGCGTCGAGAAAGTGACCGACTATCTGCAGATGGGTCAGGAAGTACCGGTTAAGGTGCTGGAAGTTGACCGTCAGGGCCGCGTGCGTCTGAGCATCAAAGAAGCGATGGCGCCGGAAGCGGGTTCACCTGCGCCTGAAGCAGAATAACTGTATAGATAGTTTTACAGCTCCCCGCCATGGGGTTGGGAGCTGTTCGTATCGCGCGGGTAGGATGCCCGCGTATTAGCAAACGGAGGACAGGACGTTCATCCAATGTTTGTCTTCGGGAGTGGGAAATGAAGCCTTTCTTGCGCTGGTGTTACGTTGCGACAGCACTCATGCTGGCAGGATGCAGCAACCATGATTGGCGTAAAGACGAAGTTTTGGCAATCCCGTTGCAGCCAACGTTGCAGCAGGAAGTGATCCTGGCGCGCATGGAACAAATTCTTGCCAGCCGGGCACTGACGGACGACGAACGCGCACAGCTTTTATATGAGCGCGGTGTGCTGTATGATAGCCTCGGGTTACGTGCATTAGCGCGCAATGATTTCTCGCAGGCGCTGGCGATACGTCCCGACATGCCGGAAGTTTTCAACTACCTGGGCATTTACTTAACGCAGGCAGGCAATTTTGATGCTGCCTATGAAGCGTTTGATTCTGTACTAGAGCTTGATCCAACTTACAATTACGCGCGTTTAAACCGGGGCATCGCACTGTATTATGGCGGCCGCTTCCCGTTGGCGCAGGATGATCTGCAGGCGTTTTATCAAGACGACCCAAACGATCCCTTCCGTTCGTTATGGCTGTATCTGGTGGAGCGAGAAATCGATCCCAAGAAGGCCGAGGTAGCGCTTCAGCAGCGCTATGACAAAGCGGACAGAGGGCAATGGGGATGGAATATTGTCGAATTCTACCTGGGCAAGATCAGCGAAAAAACGCTGATGGAACGCCTCAAGGCAGATGCAACGGATAACACTTCGCTCGCTGAGCATCTCAGTGAAACTGACTTCTATTTGGGTAAACACTACCTGAGTCTGGGGGACAAGGACACCGCTTCGGCGCTGTTCAAACTGACGGTGTCTAACAACGTTCACAACTTCGTTGAGCACCGCTATGCATTGTTGGAATTGGCGCTTTTGGGCCAAGAGCAAGACGACCTATCGGAATCGGACCAGCAATAGCTGACGAACACCTATCAGCCTGATGGACATTGGTTTTTAACCAAAGTTATCGCCTTCACGGGCGAGGGCTTTTTTGTTCGTTTTATAATCTAATTTGAGCCGGTTCACACTTTTCAATGAAAATGACTGAAAATTTTCTCGACGAGTTATGTAGACTGGCTGCCATTATTAATGAGGCACGTGTACATGACGACTGAGTTTGAAACCTCTTTTGCTGATCTGGGGCTGTCTGCTCCAATCATTTCCGCCCTGAACGATCTGGGCTATGAAAAACCATCTCCGATCCAGGCTGAGTGTATTCCTCACCTGTTGAACGGCCGCGACGTGCTGGGCATGGCACAGACCGGTAGTGGTAAAACTGCAGCGTTCTCGCTGCCGCTGCTGCACAACCTGCAGGCAGACCTGAAAGCACCTCAGATCCTGGTGCTGGCACCGACCCGCGAACTGGCGGTTCAGGTTGCCGAAGCGATGACCGATTTCTCCAAACACATGAACGGCGTCAACGTGGTAGCCCTGTACGGCGGCCAGCGTTACGACGTGCAGCTGCGCGCTCTGCGCCAGGGCCCGCAAATCGTTGTGGGTACCCCAGGCCGCCTGCTGGACCACCTGAAGCGCGGCACCCTGAACCTCTCTAACCTGAGCGGTCTGGTGCTGGATGAAGCCGACGAAATGCTGCGCATGGGCTTTATCGAAGACGTAGAAACCATCATGGCTGAGATCCCGGCTGAACATCAGACCGCGCTGTTCTCCGCCACCATGCCGGAAGCGATCCGTCGCATCACCCGCCGCTTCATGAAAGAGCCGCAGGAAGTGCGCATCCAGTCCAGCGTGACCACCCGTCCGGACATCAGCCAGAGCTACTGGTCGGTCTACGGCATGCGTAAAAACGAAGCGCTGGTG
It includes:
- the yrbN gene encoding protein YrbN codes for the protein MTENFLDELCRLAAIINEARVHDD
- the nlpI gene encoding lipoprotein NlpI, giving the protein MKPFLRWCYVATALMLAGCSNHDWRKDEVLAIPLQPTLQQEVILARMEQILASRALTDDERAQLLYERGVLYDSLGLRALARNDFSQALAIRPDMPEVFNYLGIYLTQAGNFDAAYEAFDSVLELDPTYNYARLNRGIALYYGGRFPLAQDDLQAFYQDDPNDPFRSLWLYLVEREIDPKKAEVALQQRYDKADRGQWGWNIVEFYLGKISEKTLMERLKADATDNTSLAEHLSETDFYLGKHYLSLGDKDTASALFKLTVSNNVHNFVEHRYALLELALLGQEQDDLSESDQQ
- the pnp gene encoding polyribonucleotide nucleotidyltransferase, whose protein sequence is MLTPIIRKFQYGQHTVTIETGMMARQATAAVMVSMDDTAVFVTVVGQKKAKPGQSFFPLTVNYQERTYAAGRIPGSFFRREGRPSEGETLTSRLIDRPIRPLFPDSFLNEVQVIATVVSVNPQVNPDIVAMIGASAALSLSGIPFNGPIGAARVGYINDQYVLNPTTDELKESRLDLVVAGTAGAVLMVESEADVLSEDQMLGAVVFGHDQQQVVIENINALVAEAGKPKWDWQAPAVNEALHARVAELAEARLGDAYHITEKQERYAQVDAIKDSVVETLLAQDETLDASEIQDILGNVEKNVVRSRVLRGEPRIDGREKDMIRGLDVRTGVLPRTHGSALFTRGETQALVTATLGTARDAQNLDELMGEKTDSFLFHYNFPPYSVGETGMVGSPKRREIGHGRLAKRGVLAMMPKPEDFPYTVRVVSEITESNGSSSMASVCGASLALMDAGVPIKAAVAGIAMGLVKEADNFVVLSDILGDEDHLGDMDFKVAGSRDGITALQMDIKIEGITREIMQVALNQAKGARLHILGVMEQAISTPRGDISEFAPRIHTIRINPDKIKDVIGKGGSVIRALTEETGTTIEIEDDGTVKIAATDGEKAKFAIRRIEEITAEIEVGRIYQGKVTRIVDFGAFVAIGGGKEGLVHISQIADKRVEKVTDYLQMGQEVPVKVLEVDRQGRVRLSIKEAMAPEAGSPAPEAE